From a single Brassica oleracea var. oleracea cultivar TO1000 chromosome C5, BOL, whole genome shotgun sequence genomic region:
- the LOC106294801 gene encoding uncharacterized protein LOC106294801 isoform X2, protein MATPLPDFEAARGGGGVASSSTTVLTSAPTVANTFTEEAEEISPILIFLFFHKAVCSELESLHRLALEFATGHHVDLRLLRERYRFLRSIYKHHCNAEDEVIFSALDIRVKNVAQTYSLEHQGEGTLFDHLFELLNSATEIDESYRRELASSTGALKTSVSQHLAKEQKQVFPLLIEKFKHEEQAYIVWRFLCSIPVNMLAVFLPWLASANSIDESKEKQMCLSKIVPGEKLLQQVIFTWFGGKSDTSASRGVEDSSFQCCLDSSSSMLPCKTSRAQCACEGSKAGKRKYPELTEYEAPDAPMHPIDEIKIWHKSINKEMKEIADEARKIQLSGDFSDLSAFDERLQYIAEVCIFHSLAEDKIIFPAVDGEFSFSEEHDEEENQFNEFRCLIEKIKSAGASSTSAAEFYTKLCSHADQIMETIQRHFHNEEIQVLPLARKNFSFKRQQEILYQSLCIMPLRLIERVLPWLTASLTEDEAKNFLKNLQAGAPKSDAALVTLFSGWACKGRKAGECLSPKANGSCPAKTLSNIEEVYLQSCNACVSLPCPSSSIKACCQHQDKRPAKRTVVSSCGQNATPHSSEVANGNGRSCCVPDLGVNSDCLGLGSLPAAKSMRSSSLNSAAPALNSSLFGWEMDSNSFDTGHAERPVATIFKFHKAISKDLEFLDVESGKLIDCNETFIHQFIGRFHLLWGFYKAHSNAEDDILFPALESKETLHNVSHSYTLDHKHEEKLFGDIYSVLTELSVLHEKLQSDSMMGNVTQTDTVQADIDSGDCKKKYNELATKLQGMCKSIKITLDQHIFLEELELWPLFDKHFSIQEQDKIVGRIIGTTGAEVLQSMLPWVTSALSEDEQNRMMDTWKQATKNTMFDEWLNECWKGSPDLSSMERAKPSLHRDNDHQEVLDQTGQLFKPGWKDIFRMNQNELEAEIRKVYQDTTLDPRRKDYLVQNWRTSRWIAAQQKLPKETETALNGDVALGCFPSFRDPEKQIYGCEHYKRNCKLRAACCGQLFTCRFCHDKVSDHSMDRKLVTEMLCMRCLKVQPVGPICTTPSCEGVPMAKHYCSICKLFDDERAVYHCPFCNLCRVGEGLGIDYFHCMTCNCCLGMKLVNHKCLEKSLETNCPICCEFLFTSSEAVRALPCGHYMHSACFQAYTCSHYTCPICGKSLGDMAVYFGMLDALLAAEELPEEYKDRCQDILCNDCERKGTTRFHWLYHKCGTCGSYNTRVIRSETTTVPDCSTSS, encoded by the exons ATGGCGACGCCGTTGCCGGATTTTGAGGCGGCGAGAGGTGGCGGAGGAGTCGCTTCTTCATCAACAACGGTGCTCACGAGCGCTCCTACTGTGGCGAATACGTTCACGGAGGAGGCGGAAGAGATATCTCCGATCCTGATTTTCCTCTTCTTTCATAAGGCGGTATGCAGTGAGCTCGAATCGCTTCATAGGCTGGCGCTTGAGTTTGCTACAGGTCACCACGTTGATCTCCGTCTCCTCCGTGAACGGTACCGGTTCCTTAGATCCATCTATAAGCATCACTGCAATGCCGAGGACGAG GTGATCTTTTCAGCTCTTGACATACGCGTGAAGAACGTAGCGCAGACGTATTCTCTTGAGCACCAAGGTGAAGGCACCCTCTTCGACCATCTGTTTGAGCTGCTAAATTCCGCCACGGAGATCGATGAAAGTTATCGGAGGGAATTGGCGAGCAGTACTGGAGCACTTAAGACATCTGTTAGCCAGCACTTGGCTAAAGAACAGAAACAG GTGTTCCCGTTACTTATTGAGAAATTTAAGCACGAGGAGCAAGCTTACATAGTCTGGAGGTTTCTCTGCAGCATTCCTGTGAATATGCTTGCCGTGTTTCTTCCGTGGCTGGCTTCAGCCAATTCAATAGATGAAAGCAAGGAGAAGCAGATGTGCTTAAGCAAGATAGTTCCTGGCGAGAAGCTCCTTCAGCAG GTTATTTTCACCTGGTTCGGAGGGAAAAGCGATACTTCTGCTTCGCGTGGTGTAGAGGATTCTTCGTTCCAGTGTTGTCTAGATTCTTCTAGCAGCATGCTTCCGTGCAAAACTAGTAGAGCCCAGTGCGCATGTGAGGGATCCAAGGCCGGGAAGAGAAAGTATCCAGAGCTTACCGAGTATGAAGCTCCTGATGCTCCTATGCACCCAATTGATGAGATAAAAATTTGGCACAAGTCAATCAACAAGGAGATGAAGGAAATAGCTGATGAGGCTAGGAAAATTCAGCTGTCTGGAGATTTTTCGGATTTATCTGCATTTGATGAACGCTTGCAGTATATTGCTGAAGTATGCATCTTTCACAG TCTTGCAGAGGACAAGATCATATTTCCAGCAGTAGATGGGGAGTTTTCATTTTCCGAGGAGCACGATGAAGAAGAAAACCAGTTTAACGAGTTCCGGTGCTTAATTGAAAAAATCAAAAGTGCTGGAGCCTCTTCTACTTCTGCTGCTGAATTTTACACCAAGCTGTGCTCACATGCGGATCAAATAATGGAAACTATTCAAAGGCACTTTCACAACGAGGAAATTCAG GTGCTGCCCCTTGCACGAAAGAACTTCAGCTTTAAAAGACAACAAGAGATTCTCTACCAAAGCCTGTGCATAATGCCCTTAAGATTAATTGAACGTGTTTTGCCATGGTTGACTGCATCTTTAACAGAAGATGAAGCAAAGAATTTTCTGAAGAATTTGCAAGCTGGAG CACCTAAATCGGATGCTGCTCTCGTTACTCTTTTCTCTGGTTGGGCATGCAAAGGACGCAAAGCGGGGGAATGCTTGTCTCCAAAGGCAAATGGTTCATGCCCTGCTAAAACACTAAGCAACATCGAAGAAGTCTACCTTCAGTCATGTAATGCTTGTGTGTCTTTGCCATGCCCGAGTAGCAGTATAAAAGCGTGTTGCCAGCATCAGGATAAAAGGCCAGCTAAGCGAACTGTTGTGTCGTCTTGTGGACAAAATGCCACCCCTCACTCTTCAGAAGTCGCAAATGGTAATGGCAGGTCATGCTGTGTTCCGGATCTCGGAGTTAACAGTGATTGTCTGGGACTTGGTTCCCTTCCAGCAGCTAAATCTATGAGATCTTCTTCGCTAAACTCTGCTGCGCCCGCTCTTAATTCTAGCCTCTTTGGTTGGGAAATGGATAGCAACAGCTTTGATACTGGACATGCCGAGAGGCCAGTTGCTACAATTTTCAAGTTTCACAAGGCCATTAGCAAAGATCTGGAGTTTCTTGATGTTGAATCTGGAAAGCTCATTGATTGCAATGAAACGTTTATTCATCAGTTCATCGGTCGCTTTCACCTACTCTGGGGCTTCTACAAGGCTCATAGTAATGCGGAAGATGATATCCTATTTCCAGCTTTGGAATCGAAGGAGACGCTTCACAATGTCAGCCACTCTTACACGCTCGACCATAAACATGAGGAGAAGTTGTTTGGAGATATTTACAGTGTTCTTACTGAACTTTCAGTTCTTCATGAGAAGTTACAGAGTGATTCTATGATGGGGAACGTAACTCAAACGGACACTGTTCAGGCTGATATTGATAGCGGTGACTGCAAGAAGAAGTACAACGAACTGGCTACAAAGCTACAAGGGATGTGCAAATCCATTAAGATCACACTGGATCAACATATATTCTTGGAGGAACTGGAGCTCTGGCCTCTATTTGACAAACACTTCTCCATTCAAGAGCAAGACAAGATTGTGGGTCGTATAATCGGGACGACGGGTGCTGAAGTTCTTCAATCCATGTTACCATGGGTGACATCCGCACTTTCTGAAGATGAGCAAAATAGAATGATGGATACATGGAAGCAGGCGACCAAGAACACGATGTTTGATGAATGGCTCAACGAATGCTGGAAAGGATCACCCGACTTATCCTCAATGGAAAGAGCCAAACCTAGTCTACACAGAG ATAATGATCATCAAGAAGTCTTGGACCAAACTGGTCAACTTTTTAAGCCGGGTTGGAAAGATATTTTCCGCATGAATCAGAACGAACTAGAGGCTGAAATCAGGAAGGTTTATCAGGACACAACACTTGATCCAAGGAGAAAAGATTATCTAGTACAAAATTGGAGGACCAG TCGATGGATAGCGGCTCAGCAAAAGTTACCCAAGGAAACAGAAACTGCGTTAAATGGTGATGTTGCACTTGGATGTTTCCCGTCTTTTAGAGATCCCGAGAAACAGATATATGGATGCGAGCATTACAAGCGTAACTGCAAGCTTCGGGCTGCTTGTTGTGGTCAGTTGTTCACTTGTAGGTTTTGCCATGACAAAGTAAGCGACCACTCAATGGATAG AAAATTGGTGACGGAAATGCTCTGCATGCGATGCCTCAAGGTGCAACCTGTTGGCCCCATTTGCACAACGCCTTCGTGCGAAGGAGTTCCTATGGCAAAGCACTATTGCAGCATTTGCAAACTTTTCGATGATGAAAG AGCTGTTTACCACTGTCCATTCTGCAACCTTTGCCGGGTGGGTGAGGGACTAGGAATCGATTATTTCCATTGCATGACATGTAACTGTTGCCTGGGGATGAAGTTAGTAAACCACAAGTGCCTGGAGAAAAGCCTCGAGACAAATTGCCCCATATGCTGTGAATTTCTTTTCACTTCGAGTGAAGCAGTCAGAGCATTACCATGTGGTCACTACATGCACTCAGCTTGCTTCCAG GCTTACACTTGCAGCCACTACACATGTCCTATCTGTGGAAAATCATTAGGAGATATGGCT GTTTATTTTGGTATGCTTGATGCACTTTTGGCTGCAGAAGAGCTTCCAGAAGAATACAAAGATCGCTGTCAG GACATTTTATGTAATGACTGTGAACGCAAAGGAACGACACGGTTTCATTGGTTGTACCATAAATGCGGCACCTGCGGTTCTTACAACACCCGTGTGATCAGATCAGAAACAACAACCGTCCCAGACTGCTCAACCTCATCCTGA
- the LOC106294801 gene encoding uncharacterized protein LOC106294801 isoform X1, giving the protein MATPLPDFEAARGGGGVASSSTTVLTSAPTVANTFTEEAEEISPILIFLFFHKAVCSELESLHRLALEFATGHHVDLRLLRERYRFLRSIYKHHCNAEDEVIFSALDIRVKNVAQTYSLEHQGEGTLFDHLFELLNSATEIDESYRRELASSTGALKTSVSQHLAKEQKQVFPLLIEKFKHEEQAYIVWRFLCSIPVNMLAVFLPWLASANSIDESKEKQMCLSKIVPGEKLLQQVIFTWFGGKSDTSASRGVEDSSFQCCLDSSSSMLPCKTSRAQCACEGSKAGKRKYPELTEYEAPDAPMHPIDEIKIWHKSINKEMKEIADEARKIQLSGDFSDLSAFDERLQYIAEVCIFHRYSFLAEDKIIFPAVDGEFSFSEEHDEEENQFNEFRCLIEKIKSAGASSTSAAEFYTKLCSHADQIMETIQRHFHNEEIQVLPLARKNFSFKRQQEILYQSLCIMPLRLIERVLPWLTASLTEDEAKNFLKNLQAGAPKSDAALVTLFSGWACKGRKAGECLSPKANGSCPAKTLSNIEEVYLQSCNACVSLPCPSSSIKACCQHQDKRPAKRTVVSSCGQNATPHSSEVANGNGRSCCVPDLGVNSDCLGLGSLPAAKSMRSSSLNSAAPALNSSLFGWEMDSNSFDTGHAERPVATIFKFHKAISKDLEFLDVESGKLIDCNETFIHQFIGRFHLLWGFYKAHSNAEDDILFPALESKETLHNVSHSYTLDHKHEEKLFGDIYSVLTELSVLHEKLQSDSMMGNVTQTDTVQADIDSGDCKKKYNELATKLQGMCKSIKITLDQHIFLEELELWPLFDKHFSIQEQDKIVGRIIGTTGAEVLQSMLPWVTSALSEDEQNRMMDTWKQATKNTMFDEWLNECWKGSPDLSSMERAKPSLHRDNDHQEVLDQTGQLFKPGWKDIFRMNQNELEAEIRKVYQDTTLDPRRKDYLVQNWRTSRWIAAQQKLPKETETALNGDVALGCFPSFRDPEKQIYGCEHYKRNCKLRAACCGQLFTCRFCHDKVSDHSMDRKLVTEMLCMRCLKVQPVGPICTTPSCEGVPMAKHYCSICKLFDDERAVYHCPFCNLCRVGEGLGIDYFHCMTCNCCLGMKLVNHKCLEKSLETNCPICCEFLFTSSEAVRALPCGHYMHSACFQAYTCSHYTCPICGKSLGDMAVYFGMLDALLAAEELPEEYKDRCQDILCNDCERKGTTRFHWLYHKCGTCGSYNTRVIRSETTTVPDCSTSS; this is encoded by the exons ATGGCGACGCCGTTGCCGGATTTTGAGGCGGCGAGAGGTGGCGGAGGAGTCGCTTCTTCATCAACAACGGTGCTCACGAGCGCTCCTACTGTGGCGAATACGTTCACGGAGGAGGCGGAAGAGATATCTCCGATCCTGATTTTCCTCTTCTTTCATAAGGCGGTATGCAGTGAGCTCGAATCGCTTCATAGGCTGGCGCTTGAGTTTGCTACAGGTCACCACGTTGATCTCCGTCTCCTCCGTGAACGGTACCGGTTCCTTAGATCCATCTATAAGCATCACTGCAATGCCGAGGACGAG GTGATCTTTTCAGCTCTTGACATACGCGTGAAGAACGTAGCGCAGACGTATTCTCTTGAGCACCAAGGTGAAGGCACCCTCTTCGACCATCTGTTTGAGCTGCTAAATTCCGCCACGGAGATCGATGAAAGTTATCGGAGGGAATTGGCGAGCAGTACTGGAGCACTTAAGACATCTGTTAGCCAGCACTTGGCTAAAGAACAGAAACAG GTGTTCCCGTTACTTATTGAGAAATTTAAGCACGAGGAGCAAGCTTACATAGTCTGGAGGTTTCTCTGCAGCATTCCTGTGAATATGCTTGCCGTGTTTCTTCCGTGGCTGGCTTCAGCCAATTCAATAGATGAAAGCAAGGAGAAGCAGATGTGCTTAAGCAAGATAGTTCCTGGCGAGAAGCTCCTTCAGCAG GTTATTTTCACCTGGTTCGGAGGGAAAAGCGATACTTCTGCTTCGCGTGGTGTAGAGGATTCTTCGTTCCAGTGTTGTCTAGATTCTTCTAGCAGCATGCTTCCGTGCAAAACTAGTAGAGCCCAGTGCGCATGTGAGGGATCCAAGGCCGGGAAGAGAAAGTATCCAGAGCTTACCGAGTATGAAGCTCCTGATGCTCCTATGCACCCAATTGATGAGATAAAAATTTGGCACAAGTCAATCAACAAGGAGATGAAGGAAATAGCTGATGAGGCTAGGAAAATTCAGCTGTCTGGAGATTTTTCGGATTTATCTGCATTTGATGAACGCTTGCAGTATATTGCTGAAGTATGCATCTTTCACAGGTATTCATT TCTTGCAGAGGACAAGATCATATTTCCAGCAGTAGATGGGGAGTTTTCATTTTCCGAGGAGCACGATGAAGAAGAAAACCAGTTTAACGAGTTCCGGTGCTTAATTGAAAAAATCAAAAGTGCTGGAGCCTCTTCTACTTCTGCTGCTGAATTTTACACCAAGCTGTGCTCACATGCGGATCAAATAATGGAAACTATTCAAAGGCACTTTCACAACGAGGAAATTCAG GTGCTGCCCCTTGCACGAAAGAACTTCAGCTTTAAAAGACAACAAGAGATTCTCTACCAAAGCCTGTGCATAATGCCCTTAAGATTAATTGAACGTGTTTTGCCATGGTTGACTGCATCTTTAACAGAAGATGAAGCAAAGAATTTTCTGAAGAATTTGCAAGCTGGAG CACCTAAATCGGATGCTGCTCTCGTTACTCTTTTCTCTGGTTGGGCATGCAAAGGACGCAAAGCGGGGGAATGCTTGTCTCCAAAGGCAAATGGTTCATGCCCTGCTAAAACACTAAGCAACATCGAAGAAGTCTACCTTCAGTCATGTAATGCTTGTGTGTCTTTGCCATGCCCGAGTAGCAGTATAAAAGCGTGTTGCCAGCATCAGGATAAAAGGCCAGCTAAGCGAACTGTTGTGTCGTCTTGTGGACAAAATGCCACCCCTCACTCTTCAGAAGTCGCAAATGGTAATGGCAGGTCATGCTGTGTTCCGGATCTCGGAGTTAACAGTGATTGTCTGGGACTTGGTTCCCTTCCAGCAGCTAAATCTATGAGATCTTCTTCGCTAAACTCTGCTGCGCCCGCTCTTAATTCTAGCCTCTTTGGTTGGGAAATGGATAGCAACAGCTTTGATACTGGACATGCCGAGAGGCCAGTTGCTACAATTTTCAAGTTTCACAAGGCCATTAGCAAAGATCTGGAGTTTCTTGATGTTGAATCTGGAAAGCTCATTGATTGCAATGAAACGTTTATTCATCAGTTCATCGGTCGCTTTCACCTACTCTGGGGCTTCTACAAGGCTCATAGTAATGCGGAAGATGATATCCTATTTCCAGCTTTGGAATCGAAGGAGACGCTTCACAATGTCAGCCACTCTTACACGCTCGACCATAAACATGAGGAGAAGTTGTTTGGAGATATTTACAGTGTTCTTACTGAACTTTCAGTTCTTCATGAGAAGTTACAGAGTGATTCTATGATGGGGAACGTAACTCAAACGGACACTGTTCAGGCTGATATTGATAGCGGTGACTGCAAGAAGAAGTACAACGAACTGGCTACAAAGCTACAAGGGATGTGCAAATCCATTAAGATCACACTGGATCAACATATATTCTTGGAGGAACTGGAGCTCTGGCCTCTATTTGACAAACACTTCTCCATTCAAGAGCAAGACAAGATTGTGGGTCGTATAATCGGGACGACGGGTGCTGAAGTTCTTCAATCCATGTTACCATGGGTGACATCCGCACTTTCTGAAGATGAGCAAAATAGAATGATGGATACATGGAAGCAGGCGACCAAGAACACGATGTTTGATGAATGGCTCAACGAATGCTGGAAAGGATCACCCGACTTATCCTCAATGGAAAGAGCCAAACCTAGTCTACACAGAG ATAATGATCATCAAGAAGTCTTGGACCAAACTGGTCAACTTTTTAAGCCGGGTTGGAAAGATATTTTCCGCATGAATCAGAACGAACTAGAGGCTGAAATCAGGAAGGTTTATCAGGACACAACACTTGATCCAAGGAGAAAAGATTATCTAGTACAAAATTGGAGGACCAG TCGATGGATAGCGGCTCAGCAAAAGTTACCCAAGGAAACAGAAACTGCGTTAAATGGTGATGTTGCACTTGGATGTTTCCCGTCTTTTAGAGATCCCGAGAAACAGATATATGGATGCGAGCATTACAAGCGTAACTGCAAGCTTCGGGCTGCTTGTTGTGGTCAGTTGTTCACTTGTAGGTTTTGCCATGACAAAGTAAGCGACCACTCAATGGATAG AAAATTGGTGACGGAAATGCTCTGCATGCGATGCCTCAAGGTGCAACCTGTTGGCCCCATTTGCACAACGCCTTCGTGCGAAGGAGTTCCTATGGCAAAGCACTATTGCAGCATTTGCAAACTTTTCGATGATGAAAG AGCTGTTTACCACTGTCCATTCTGCAACCTTTGCCGGGTGGGTGAGGGACTAGGAATCGATTATTTCCATTGCATGACATGTAACTGTTGCCTGGGGATGAAGTTAGTAAACCACAAGTGCCTGGAGAAAAGCCTCGAGACAAATTGCCCCATATGCTGTGAATTTCTTTTCACTTCGAGTGAAGCAGTCAGAGCATTACCATGTGGTCACTACATGCACTCAGCTTGCTTCCAG GCTTACACTTGCAGCCACTACACATGTCCTATCTGTGGAAAATCATTAGGAGATATGGCT GTTTATTTTGGTATGCTTGATGCACTTTTGGCTGCAGAAGAGCTTCCAGAAGAATACAAAGATCGCTGTCAG GACATTTTATGTAATGACTGTGAACGCAAAGGAACGACACGGTTTCATTGGTTGTACCATAAATGCGGCACCTGCGGTTCTTACAACACCCGTGTGATCAGATCAGAAACAACAACCGTCCCAGACTGCTCAACCTCATCCTGA